The segment TAGCCCTATTACACCGGTATTGACAAGGTCATTAAATTCCACCGATTTGGGAAATCCCAATGCCATTCGACTGGCTACATTTCTTACAAGTGGAAGATACTCCCTCAATAATTTGTCGCGGGTATAGGGATCTAACGTTTTCTTGTAATTTTCCCATACTACTTGAGTTGCCATAATAATATCCCTTATAAATCTAAACGTTATTATCCAATATATTTTATCGTCATTTGACTGGATGCTTTGTTAACTTCAATAACAATTAATTCTCTCCGTTTCATTTTGCAACTTGCCCTTTAAACGACAAATCCGGGCGAGATTTAAGAAATCAGACCGGGCCGGGCAATCATGTTGACTTAAGAAGAACGGCTGCTGCTCTAAAACCGATAGCGCGAGATGGCGGTCATCATGAATGAAGCCGGCATGATTGAATTTAAAATGCAGGAATTGACTGGTCAGAATATCAAACCTGGTTTCCAACGAAGCCGCCATGTCAGCTGAGTCGACTCGGTTAAACAGAATTCCGCATCTTTGGGCAAGCTCTTCACGATAAAGCGATCTCGCTAAGATATAAGCGCCGGCAATTGAGGTGGGTTCTGGCGTGCTCACAATCACTGGTATTTCAGACAAGCCCGCCAGCGTATATGGAATAGGCCCGACTCCGGTAGGACAGTCAAAAATCGCGAAATCGTTTCCCTGAACCACGCTGACTATCTCTGCCAGAAAGTCCTCCACATCCTTTTCGCCAAGTATTGTCGAACAATGCGCAATTGAGGAGCAATATAAATTAACATTATCGGTAAGGTTGAAATTATTCGAGCCATCGCTTTCACAATTTAGATTTCCCGAATTAGTCAGGTTAACCAAGTCTCCGCTGCCAACGTCAAGCAGAATAGTTTTCATACCCAGCGAACCAAGGCTTAGCGCCAGATTTAAAGCGATTACCGACTTGCCTACTCCGCCCTTGCCGGAAAGCAAGGCAATGCCTGTTACTTCTTCTATTGCCATATCCCCACAGCTTCCATTTCATACTTTGGTTCACTATTGTCGCTGGAATCATCAACAACGAGAGCGCCTGCTAAAGATTCGGGAAGCGCCGGACCAAACTGGCCGGGAATTTCACGCGAGCGGCACAGATAGGAAAGTTTCTTGCCCGAATTAACAACTGCAGTAACTACTCCGCCGCAAGCCTTTGTCTCATCCA is part of the Candidatus Zixiibacteriota bacterium genome and harbors:
- a CDS encoding P-loop NTPase, which codes for MAIEEVTGIALLSGKGGVGKSVIALNLALSLGSLGMKTILLDVGSGDLVNLTNSGNLNCESDGSNNFNLTDNVNLYCSSIAHCSTILGEKDVEDFLAEIVSVVQGNDFAIFDCPTGVGPIPYTLAGLSEIPVIVSTPEPTSIAGAYILARSLYREELAQRCGILFNRVDSADMAASLETRFDILTSQFLHFKFNHAGFIHDDRHLALSVLEQQPFFLSQHDCPARSDFLNLARICRLKGKLQNETERINCY